The following are encoded in a window of Sebastes umbrosus isolate fSebUmb1 chromosome 7, fSebUmb1.pri, whole genome shotgun sequence genomic DNA:
- the sertad3 gene encoding SERTA domain-containing protein 3 isoform X2, translated as MIVKGQKRKHPPEDVEVSDQSSPNWESQRQFVFSVSLNKYQHSQELPEPSLRRSVLIANTLRQVSQEACGAPSVDMEVSQPPCSSSSALQEEKHDSAVMFSNSHSALVSCPLVSLNYLSNCATTAISSILTALDTTIDGSPQAAPRTPLRSLENLSGPSDGGVAWVKHGVRSYGELQEEWRLRESSLEVMKSSYLTELTVEDLFQDIDTSLLERDMGVLGFIGSGGGYQAGDDLLRYLPPFSSSSPSHPFSLSLNQNLKCLPSFSSFSPLSSSSSSSPSLSSPPFSSQNHVREGIDLDHLMEILVES; from the exons ATGATCGTGAAAGGACAGAAGCGTAAACATCCACCAGAGGACGTGGAGGTTTCAGACCAGAGCAGCCCCAACTGGGAGAGCCAGCGCCAGTTTGTGTTCTCAGTTTCCCTGAACAAGTATCAGCATAGCCAGGAGCTACCTGAACCCAGCCTGCGGCGCTCCGTTCTGATAGCCAACACACTGCGGCAGGTCAGCCAGGAGGCTTGTGGGGCGCCCTCTGTAGACATGGAGGTGTCACAACCACCTTGTAGCTCTTCATCTGCACTCCAGGAAGAAAAGCATGACTCTGCGGTGATGTTTTCTAACAGCCACTCAGCTCTCGTCAGCTGTCCTCTGGTCTCTTTAAATTACTTGTCAAATTGTGCCACGA CTGCCATCTCCTCCATTCTCACTGCACTGGACACTACCATTGATGGGAGCCCACAGGCAGCTCCGCGGACACCTCTCAGGTCCTTGGAGAACCTGTCGGGGCCCTCTGATGGAGGTGTGGCGTGGGTGAAACACGGAGTTAGAAGTTATGGGGAGCTGCAGGAAGAGTGGAGGTTGCGGGAGAGCAGCTTGGAGGTGATGAAGTCCAGCTACCTCACTGAGCTCACTGTGGAGGATCTGTTCCAGGATATAGACACGTCCCTGCTGGAGCGGGACATGGGAGTGCTTGGGTTCATAGGCAGTGGAGGTGGATATCAGGCTGGGGATGACCTGTTACGGTATCTGCcgcctttctcctcctcctccccctcacaccctttctccctctctctcaacCAGAATCTGAAGTGCCTGCCTTCGTTCTCCTCGTTCAGCCCATTgtcttcctcatcttcttcttcaccttctcTTTCTTCGCCACCCTTCTCTAGTCAGAATCATGTGAGAGAAGGAATTGACCTGGATCATCTGATGGAGATCCTGGTGGAGTCCTGA
- the sertad3 gene encoding SERTA domain-containing protein 3 isoform X1, protein MIVKGQKRKHPPEDVEVSDQSSPNWESQRQFVFSVSLNKYQHSQELPEPSLRRSVLIANTLRQVSQEACGAPSVDMEVSQPPCSSSSALQEEKHDSAVMFSNSHSALVSCPLVSLNYLSNCATSRSPANCHLDASIVPLSVRDEDEDWGLMSTESDFSLSAAISSILTALDTTIDGSPQAAPRTPLRSLENLSGPSDGGVAWVKHGVRSYGELQEEWRLRESSLEVMKSSYLTELTVEDLFQDIDTSLLERDMGVLGFIGSGGGYQAGDDLLRYLPPFSSSSPSHPFSLSLNQNLKCLPSFSSFSPLSSSSSSSPSLSSPPFSSQNHVREGIDLDHLMEILVES, encoded by the coding sequence ATGATCGTGAAAGGACAGAAGCGTAAACATCCACCAGAGGACGTGGAGGTTTCAGACCAGAGCAGCCCCAACTGGGAGAGCCAGCGCCAGTTTGTGTTCTCAGTTTCCCTGAACAAGTATCAGCATAGCCAGGAGCTACCTGAACCCAGCCTGCGGCGCTCCGTTCTGATAGCCAACACACTGCGGCAGGTCAGCCAGGAGGCTTGTGGGGCGCCCTCTGTAGACATGGAGGTGTCACAACCACCTTGTAGCTCTTCATCTGCACTCCAGGAAGAAAAGCATGACTCTGCGGTGATGTTTTCTAACAGCCACTCAGCTCTCGTCAGCTGTCCTCTGGTCTCTTTAAATTACTTGTCAAATTGTGCCACGAGTAGGTCTCCTGCAAACTGTCACTTAGATGCATCAATTGTCCCTCTGTCTGTTAGAGACGAAGATGAGGACTGGGGATTGATGTCCACTGAGTCTGATTTCTCCCTTTCAGCTGCCATCTCCTCCATTCTCACTGCACTGGACACTACCATTGATGGGAGCCCACAGGCAGCTCCGCGGACACCTCTCAGGTCCTTGGAGAACCTGTCGGGGCCCTCTGATGGAGGTGTGGCGTGGGTGAAACACGGAGTTAGAAGTTATGGGGAGCTGCAGGAAGAGTGGAGGTTGCGGGAGAGCAGCTTGGAGGTGATGAAGTCCAGCTACCTCACTGAGCTCACTGTGGAGGATCTGTTCCAGGATATAGACACGTCCCTGCTGGAGCGGGACATGGGAGTGCTTGGGTTCATAGGCAGTGGAGGTGGATATCAGGCTGGGGATGACCTGTTACGGTATCTGCcgcctttctcctcctcctccccctcacaccctttctccctctctctcaacCAGAATCTGAAGTGCCTGCCTTCGTTCTCCTCGTTCAGCCCATTgtcttcctcatcttcttcttcaccttctcTTTCTTCGCCACCCTTCTCTAGTCAGAATCATGTGAGAGAAGGAATTGACCTGGATCATCTGATGGAGATCCTGGTGGAGTCCTGA
- the blvrb gene encoding flavin reductase (NADPH) produces the protein MSDSIKNVAIFGSTGMTGLATLPLAVAAGYNVTVLVRDPARLPADHKASRVVVGDVLNKEDVKKTMEGQDAVIIILGTRNDLSATTIMSEGTKNILEAMKARGISKVVGCMSAFLLWDRSKVPPRLVEVTEDHERMYAVLKSSGLDYVAVMPPHIGGDLPLTESYLAAENMLKGRAISKHDLGHFFVKCLSTSEWDSKTVGVWGEYK, from the exons ATGTCAGACTCAATCAAAAACGTGGCGATATTTGGATCCACCGGAATGACCGGGCTGGCGACTCTACCGCTGGCTGTGGCTGCAG GATACAACGTGACGGTGCTGGTGCGTGACCCTGCCAGGCTGCCTGCCGACCACAAGGCGTCCAGAGTGGTGGTGGGAGACGTGCTTAATAAAGAGGATGTGAAGAAGACCATGGAAGGCCAGGACGCTGTTATCATCATCCTGGGCACCAGGAACGACCTCA GCGCGACCACCATAATGTCTGAAGGCACCAAGAACATTCTTGAAGCCATGAAGGCTCGTGGAATCAGCAAAGTGGTCGGCTGCATGTCAG CCTTTCTGCTGTGGGATCGCTCCAAAGTGCCGCCCCGTCTGGTTGAAGTGACCGAGGACCATGAACGGATGTACGCCGTGCTGAAGTCATCGGGGCTGGACTACGTGGCCGTCATGCCTCCTCACATTGGTG GCGATCTTCCTCTTACAGAGAGCTACCTGGCGGCGGAGAACATGCTTAAAGGAAGAGCCATCTCTAAACACGACCTGGGACACTTCTTCGTCAAGTGTCTTTCCACCTCAGAGTGGGACAGCAAGACTGTCGGAGTGTGGGGAGAGTATAAATAA